The Nycticebus coucang isolate mNycCou1 chromosome 8, mNycCou1.pri, whole genome shotgun sequence genome has a window encoding:
- the LOC128592646 gene encoding WAS/WASL-interacting protein family member 3-like, which produces MTMEASFLCARCCPQHWWGDSTPGQTQLTLDSACSLPWLRSREFGPSLGRPPPLHLATRPFSSAKSSLNINQSSAQTEPRRVSEPSPELRAQVCGGECKQAETGSVNLPSASGGVPGFTSATESPAPLHLLQRPVGPPPTSPAPDLDPSPANCSPVPSNHSLTHWSPSRSPSLLQSPGSPNPCSLLPPPTITSPPRPAPPPPPPPPHSRWDFSPGAVKPRGSPRRHTCLRGWQRRLGAGARSAFDTREKEGGGRARFIIGNCRGHL; this is translated from the exons ATGACAATGGAAGCCTCATttctatgtgccaggtgctgtccCCAGCACTGGTGGGGTGACAG CACTCCAGGCCAGACACAGCTGACTCTTGACAGCGCCTGCAGTTTACCTTGGCTCAGGTCCAGAGAGTTCGGGCCCAGCCTGGGGCGGCCCCCACCTCTCCACCTTGCTACCCGCCCCTTCTCCAGCGCAAAGAGCAGTTTAAATATAAATCAGTCCTCAGCACAAACAGAGCCTCGGCGAGTCTCAGAGCCATCACCGGAACTGAGGGCCCAGGTTTGTGGCGGCGAGTGCAAACAAGCAGAGACTGGCTCCGTAAATCTCCCGAGCGCGTCGGGAGGGGTGCCGGGGTTCACCTCCGCTACAGAATCCCCAGCTCCCTTGCACCTCCTCCAGCGCCCTGTCGGACCCCCTCCCACATCCCCTGCCCCAGATCTGGACCCTAGTCCTGCCAACTGTTCCCCAGTCCCCTCTAATCACTCACTCACCCACTGGTCCCCATCGCGCTCACCCTCACTTCTCCAGTCCCCAGGCTCCCCAAACCCCTGCAGCCTCCTGCCCCCTCCAACTATCACCTCCCCTCCCCGGCCGGCCCCGCCCCCCCCACCTCCTCCGCCTCACAGCAGGTGGGACTTTTCTCCTGGAGCGGTCAAGCCTCGCGGGTCCCCGCGGCGTCACACCTGTCTAAGGGGGTGGCAGCGGCGCCTGGGGGCGGGGGCTCGCAGCGCCTTTGACACCcgagaaaaagagggaggagggagagcgcGTTTCATCATCGGCAACTGCCGCGGCCACTTATAA